The Virgibacillus sp. SK37 region GCGGACTGTAAATCCGCTCCCTCAGGGTTCGGCAGTTCGAATCTGCCCCCCTCCACCATTTTTATATTGTTGGGCTATAGCCAAGCGGTAAGGCATCGGGTTTTGATCCCGTGTATCCTAGGTTCGAATCCTAGTAGCCCAGCCACTTTTTTTATTTCTAGGGTTATTTTTGTTAAGAATAGGGTAATACATAAAACGAAGTATAAACACTAAAATAAAATGAGCCATTAGCTCAGTAGGTAGAGCAACGAGCATTCCTTCTACCGAGTAAGCTACGAGTAACCCCGATGCACCTAACATCATTGAAAAGGCTTGAAGAAGCAGGGGTCCCCAAGATGAACGCTGTCATAAGCAAGAAACATTAAAATAAAATGAGCCATTAGCTCAGTAGGTAGAGCATCTGACTTTTAATCAGAGGGTCGAAGGTTCGAATCCTTCATGGCTCACCACTTAAAAAATGAGGTTAAATACGTCATATATAGCAAATAAGATAAACAAGGTCGTTTGAAAATGGACAGCCTTGTTTATTTGCATTTTAGGGTAAATTTTTACATAATAGATACAGTCATTTTTTTGTGAATAGATAGCAATCTCGTGTTATACTTTAAATATAATTTAGCTGCTAAATAAATTTCGTGTGCCATGTGTATGTGTTTATAACATGCTGGACAAAAGGATGAGTAGGTATGGAAACTTCCAGGATTCCTGGTTTTTACAATATGACGGTTGAAGAACGTAGAGATTTATTAAAGAAGATGCATTCTTTCACAGAGGAAGAAATAGCTAACTTGTTTTCTAAAGAGCCTCTACCTGCTGAAACAGCAGACAAGATGATTGAAAATACAATTGGTACTTTTCCTCTTCCATTAGGTTTAGGATTGAATTTCTTAATAAATGGGAAAGAATATGTAGTACCAATGGCTATAGAAGAACCATCCGTTGTAGCTTCAGCAAGTTATATTGCTAAAATTGTGAGAAATGCTGGTGGTTTTACCGCTGAAGCTACCGACCGGGTTATGATAGGGCAAATTCAGGTAGTTGGTTGTCCCGATTTTCAAAAGGCAAAAGAAAGTTTGCTAAAAGAAAAGCAAGCTTTAATTGAAAGTGCTAATGCAGCCTATCCTAGTATGGTAGCAAGAGGTGGTGGCGCAGAGGATCTGGAAGTAAGGATACTGAATGAAGATGGCGAATCTTCATATAGTAAAATGCTTGTTGTCCACGTATATGTGAACACATGTGATGCCATGGGTGCAAATATAATAAACACAATAGTAGAGTCTCTGGCTCCAACTATTGAAAGGCTAACAAAAGGAAAGGTTTATCTGCGGATTTTGTCAAACTATGCAGATAAGTGTCTGGCGCGTGCAAAGTGTGTGATACCACCCTACCTTTTAGAGACCGATGGGTTTTCGGGTGAAGAGGTTCGTGATGGGGTTGTTCATGCCTTTGAATTTGCTGACTCAGATCCTTATAGGGCTGTTACTCATAACAAGGGAATTATGAATGGAATTGACCCGGTAGTCATTGCGACAGGTAACGACTGGCGAGCAGTAGAGGCAGGAGCACACGCATATGCTTCTCGCAGTGGTAAGTACCGCTCGATGACGACATGGTCTGTAGATGAACAGGGTAATCTTGTTGGTGAGCTTGAATTACCTATGTCTGTTGGAACAGTAGGTGGATCTATCCGAGTCCATCCAATTGCTAAGACCTCACTGAGTATATTAGATGTGGAATCAGCCCAAGAATTAGCTCAAGTTATCGTTTCTGTTGGATTAGCGCAGAACCTTGGTGCATTAAAAGCTCTAGTGACTGATGGTATTCAGAAAGGTCATATGGCATTACATTCTCGCTCTGTTGCTATAGCAGCAGGGGCTTCTGGGGAGATGATTGATATCATTGCAGAAAAGTTAGTAGAAGAAAAAGAAATCCGTGTCGGAAAAGCTAAAGAATTGGTGGAACAGTATACAAAATGAGTGCAGAAAAAGTAACTACAACAGAACAAACAGCTATCGGTGTAGCTCATAGTAAATTAATTTTAATTGGAGAGCATGCAGTTGTACACGGGCAACCTGCCATTGCTATTCCGTTCCCATTAGTTGGAGTTGAATCTATGGTAGAGCATGTACCAGGTTCAATTAAGATAGATAGCACATTTTATCACGGACCACTTGATTTAGCTCCAGAATCATTACAAGGTATTGCCAATTGTATTAGAGGTACATTGGAGTATTTGGAGCAACCTTATGGTGATTTAATGATACGAATTAAATCATCGATCCCACCAGGTAAAGGTCTTGGGTCAAGTGCTTCAGTAGCTATTTCATTGGTTAGATCCCTC contains the following coding sequences:
- a CDS encoding hydroxymethylglutaryl-CoA reductase, degradative; protein product: METSRIPGFYNMTVEERRDLLKKMHSFTEEEIANLFSKEPLPAETADKMIENTIGTFPLPLGLGLNFLINGKEYVVPMAIEEPSVVASASYIAKIVRNAGGFTAEATDRVMIGQIQVVGCPDFQKAKESLLKEKQALIESANAAYPSMVARGGGAEDLEVRILNEDGESSYSKMLVVHVYVNTCDAMGANIINTIVESLAPTIERLTKGKVYLRILSNYADKCLARAKCVIPPYLLETDGFSGEEVRDGVVHAFEFADSDPYRAVTHNKGIMNGIDPVVIATGNDWRAVEAGAHAYASRSGKYRSMTTWSVDEQGNLVGELELPMSVGTVGGSIRVHPIAKTSLSILDVESAQELAQVIVSVGLAQNLGALKALVTDGIQKGHMALHSRSVAIAAGASGEMIDIIAEKLVEEKEIRVGKAKELVEQYTK